In Vibrio bathopelagicus, the following are encoded in one genomic region:
- a CDS encoding superoxide dismutase, giving the protein MSHTFPALPYAYDALEPYIDAKTMEVHYSKHHRTYYDKFVAAVSGSKLEQQSLTEIFANISQHSPAVRNNGGGYYNHILYWNCMSQDGGGEPTGELGEAIKSTFGDFKAFQELFAQAAINTFGSGFAWLVVEDGQLKIISTSNQDNPWMDTVASNGEPILALDVWEHAYYISYQNRRPDYINAWWNVVNWAAVSENYAQALAK; this is encoded by the coding sequence ATGTCACACACTTTCCCAGCTCTACCCTATGCTTACGATGCTCTAGAACCTTACATTGATGCGAAAACGATGGAAGTGCATTACAGCAAGCACCATAGAACCTACTACGATAAGTTTGTTGCAGCTGTCTCTGGCAGTAAACTTGAACAGCAATCTCTAACCGAGATCTTCGCAAACATTTCTCAGCACAGCCCTGCGGTTCGTAATAATGGCGGCGGTTACTACAACCACATTTTGTATTGGAATTGCATGTCTCAAGACGGTGGTGGTGAACCGACGGGCGAACTTGGTGAGGCTATCAAAAGTACATTCGGAGATTTCAAAGCGTTCCAAGAGTTGTTCGCGCAAGCGGCGATCAATACCTTCGGTTCTGGCTTCGCTTGGTTAGTAGTAGAAGATGGACAACTGAAGATCATCTCAACCTCAAACCAAGATAATCCTTGGATGGATACGGTAGCCAGTAATGGTGAGCCGATTCTTGCCCTCGACGTTTGGGAACACGCCTACTACATCAGCTACCAAAACCGTCGCCCTGATTACATCAATGCATGGTGGAACGTGGTGAATTGGGCCGCGGTTTCTGAAAACTACGCACAAGCACTCGCTAAATAA
- the tpiA gene encoding triose-phosphate isomerase, with translation MRHPVVMGNWKLNGSKEMVVDLLNGLNAELEGVTGVDVAVAPPALFVDLAERTLTEAGSAIILGAQNSDLNNSGAFTGDMSPAMLKEFGASHIIIGHSERREYHAESDEFVAKKFAFLKENGLTPVLCIGESEAQNEAGETVAVCARQLDAVINTQGVEALEGAIIAYEPIWAIGTGKAATAEDAQRIHAQIRAHIAEKSEDVAKKVVIQYGGSVKPENAAAYFAQPDIDGALVGGAALDAKSFAAIAKAAAEAKA, from the coding sequence ATGCGTCATCCTGTAGTTATGGGTAACTGGAAACTAAACGGCAGCAAAGAAATGGTTGTTGATCTACTAAACGGTCTTAACGCTGAACTTGAAGGCGTAACAGGCGTAGACGTAGCAGTTGCTCCACCAGCACTTTTCGTTGATCTTGCTGAGCGTACGCTTACTGAAGCGGGCAGCGCTATCATCCTAGGTGCTCAAAACTCTGACCTAAACAACAGCGGTGCATTCACTGGCGACATGTCTCCAGCAATGCTTAAAGAGTTCGGCGCATCTCACATCATCATCGGTCACTCTGAGCGTCGTGAATACCACGCTGAGTCTGACGAATTCGTTGCTAAGAAATTCGCATTCCTAAAAGAGAACGGCCTAACTCCAGTTCTTTGTATCGGTGAATCTGAAGCACAAAACGAAGCAGGCGAAACTGTTGCTGTATGTGCTCGTCAACTTGACGCAGTTATCAACACTCAAGGTGTTGAAGCTCTTGAAGGCGCTATCATCGCTTACGAACCAATCTGGGCTATCGGTACTGGTAAAGCAGCTACAGCTGAAGATGCACAACGCATCCACGCTCAAATCCGTGCACACATCGCTGAGAAATCTGAAGACGTTGCTAAGAAAGTTGTTATCCAATACGGCGGTTCTGTTAAACCAGAAAACGCAGCAGCTTACTTCGCACAACCAGACATCGACGGTGCTCTAGTTGGCGGCGCAGCTCTAGACGCGAAAAGCTTCGCAGCTATCGCTAAAGCAGCAGCTGAAGCAAAAGCTTAA
- a CDS encoding 5-carboxymethyl-2-hydroxymuconate Delta-isomerase — protein sequence MPNLVLEYSNSVDERVNIQGLLEDLHQVTLNCGLFDVPSVKSRSLRCHNWLVGDEEDNVDFVHISFELLAGRTEEQKRELSRLLMQTLQEQASHIRSLTVNIRDMDKSCFQKVIN from the coding sequence ATGCCGAATCTAGTTCTAGAGTACTCAAATTCAGTGGATGAGCGAGTGAATATCCAAGGTTTACTAGAAGATCTTCATCAAGTTACATTAAACTGTGGTTTGTTTGATGTGCCTTCTGTGAAGTCTCGTTCACTGCGCTGTCATAACTGGTTGGTCGGCGATGAAGAGGACAATGTAGATTTTGTTCATATTAGCTTCGAGTTACTTGCAGGGCGTACCGAAGAACAGAAAAGAGAATTGTCGCGTTTGTTGATGCAAACCCTACAAGAACAGGCAAGCCATATCCGTAGCCTAACGGTCAACATACGAGATATGGATAAAAGTTGCTTTCAGAAAGTGATTAACTAG
- the fieF gene encoding CDF family cation-efflux transporter FieF (FieF, a metal efflux transporter, is a member of the CDF (cation diffusion facilitator) family of transporters.): MKQEYARLVTLAAWAATTIATILLIVKVAAWWVTGSVSLLASVVDSMLDIAASVVNLIVVRYSLQPADKEHTFGHGKAESLAALAQAMFISGSACFLILNGIERFFRPHELNSPEIGIYVSLFAMVMTFGLVRFQKHVVNKTGSQAIAADSLHYQTDLYMNAAIMLALALSWFGIGQADSVFAVGIGIYILYSAYQMAMEAVQSLLDHKLPDEELKQIKETSLSVEGVLGVHQLRTRRSGPIRFIQLHLELEDNIPLIEAHRISDEVEAKLISVFPDADVLIHQDPYSVVFGPEKQQKFHSW, encoded by the coding sequence ATGAAACAAGAATACGCACGTTTAGTTACGCTTGCTGCTTGGGCAGCCACCACCATCGCCACTATTTTATTGATAGTGAAAGTCGCAGCGTGGTGGGTGACAGGTTCTGTGAGTCTGTTGGCTTCCGTAGTGGATTCAATGTTGGATATTGCGGCCTCTGTCGTCAATCTTATCGTGGTTCGCTACTCTTTACAGCCCGCCGATAAAGAACACACCTTTGGTCATGGTAAGGCCGAATCCCTTGCCGCATTAGCGCAGGCGATGTTTATCTCTGGCTCGGCTTGTTTCCTTATCCTTAACGGGATTGAACGCTTCTTTAGACCTCATGAATTGAACTCCCCAGAAATTGGTATCTACGTCAGCTTATTCGCGATGGTGATGACCTTCGGTTTGGTTCGATTCCAAAAGCATGTCGTAAACAAAACCGGTAGCCAAGCCATTGCGGCTGACTCACTGCATTACCAGACGGATCTCTACATGAATGCGGCCATTATGTTGGCATTGGCATTGAGCTGGTTTGGCATTGGTCAGGCGGATTCAGTGTTTGCAGTCGGTATTGGTATCTATATTCTGTACAGCGCTTACCAAATGGCGATGGAAGCAGTGCAATCTCTTCTTGATCATAAACTGCCAGATGAAGAACTGAAACAGATTAAAGAGACATCATTGAGTGTGGAAGGCGTGTTGGGTGTACACCAATTACGAACGCGTCGTTCGGGGCCGATTCGCTTCATCCAATTGCATTTAGAATTGGAAGATAATATCCCACTTATTGAAGCGCATCGCATTTCTGATGAAGTAGAGGCTAAGCTTATCTCCGTGTTCCCTGATGCTGATGTATTAATTCATCAAGACCCATATTCGGTCGTCTTTGGACCTGAGAAGCAGCAGAAATTTCATTCCTGGTAA
- the cpxA gene encoding envelope stress sensor histidine kinase CpxA, translated as MRIPKITSLYGRIFAIFWFTMLLVLLSVLSLPHLDPRVARDVPADHLNKLERIAKGTEKRYAREPNLGKIIFQLEAPRSRKDSRTRIYLTDLEGAVLTSKRHSDYKLKAIRNFVTSIDNPEVPKQKLYGHYMVAGPVPITLAGEELLMYAGVKWNQPPPFLLRLFDRPLQLLLAVMLASTPLLLWLAWALSQPARRLERAAQRVAKGQFEVDPTLEKGTSEFRQAGESFNQMVEAVNQMISGQQRLLSDISHELRSPLTRLRMANALAIRKQGDSPELDRIDTEAQRLEQMISELLTLSRMQVDSHITREVQPISSLWEEILKDAEFEAEQMGKLLTFSDIPERSISGNPKLLMSALDNITRNAIYYGKDQVDVQFHVVQDQLTICVNDNGDGVPEDELDSIFRPFYRVSTARDRNSGGTGLGLTITESAIRQHSGTITASRSTLGGLHLEITLPILPV; from the coding sequence ATGCGTATACCTAAAATCACTAGCTTATATGGACGTATCTTTGCCATCTTTTGGTTCACCATGTTACTGGTGCTTTTATCCGTATTATCTCTACCGCACTTAGACCCTCGAGTGGCGCGAGATGTGCCCGCCGATCATCTCAATAAATTAGAGCGTATCGCTAAAGGCACCGAAAAACGCTACGCCAGAGAACCGAATCTGGGGAAAATCATCTTCCAACTTGAGGCACCACGTAGCCGTAAGGATTCTCGTACTCGCATCTATTTAACCGACCTTGAGGGCGCAGTCCTAACCTCAAAAAGGCATTCGGACTACAAGCTTAAAGCGATTCGTAACTTTGTGACCTCAATTGATAACCCAGAGGTACCAAAGCAAAAGCTTTACGGACACTACATGGTCGCTGGGCCAGTGCCGATTACACTCGCTGGTGAAGAACTGTTGATGTACGCCGGAGTGAAATGGAACCAACCTCCACCATTTTTGCTACGACTGTTTGATAGACCTCTACAGCTATTGCTTGCCGTCATGTTAGCGAGTACTCCACTATTACTTTGGTTAGCTTGGGCACTGAGTCAACCGGCTCGCAGGCTTGAACGCGCAGCACAACGTGTAGCAAAGGGTCAGTTTGAGGTCGACCCCACACTTGAAAAAGGCACATCAGAATTCAGACAAGCCGGTGAAAGCTTTAACCAAATGGTCGAAGCGGTAAACCAGATGATTTCGGGGCAACAGCGACTACTCTCTGATATATCACACGAGCTCCGCTCTCCACTGACTCGCCTGCGCATGGCGAATGCACTGGCGATTCGTAAACAAGGTGATAGCCCAGAGCTTGATCGTATTGATACCGAGGCGCAGCGTTTAGAGCAGATGATCAGTGAGCTACTGACGCTATCTCGCATGCAAGTTGACAGCCATATTACTCGTGAGGTTCAACCTATATCGAGCCTGTGGGAAGAGATCTTAAAAGATGCAGAGTTTGAAGCTGAACAAATGGGTAAATTGCTGACCTTTTCGGATATCCCTGAACGCTCCATTTCGGGGAACCCTAAGCTGCTGATGAGTGCGTTAGACAACATTACACGCAATGCGATCTACTACGGCAAAGACCAAGTAGATGTGCAATTCCATGTGGTCCAAGATCAGCTAACAATTTGCGTCAATGATAATGGTGATGGTGTACCAGAGGATGAACTGGACTCTATCTTCAGACCTTTCTACCGTGTTTCAACGGCGCGTGACAGAAACTCTGGCGGCACAGGTCTCGGGTTAACCATTACTGAAAGTGCGATTCGCCAACACAGCGGAACCATCACAGCCAGTCGCAGCACATTGGGCGGACTACACCTGGAAATTACCTTGCCTATCCTACCGGTGTAA
- the pfkA gene encoding 6-phosphofructokinase gives MIKKIGVLTSGGDAPGMNAAVRGVVRTALSVGIEVYGIYDGYQGLVEDRIEKLDRSSVSDVINRGGTFLGSARFPEFKDVKVREKGIENLKKHGIEALVVIGGDGSYMGAKKLTEMGYPCIGLPGTIDNDIAGTDYTIGYLTALNTVIDSIDRLRDTSSSHQRISIVEIMGRHCGDLTLMSAIAGGCEYIITPETGLDKDQLISNIQDGIAKGKKHAIIALTELMMDANELAKEIESSTGRETRATVLGHIQRGGRPTAFDRVLASRMGNYAVHLLQEGHGGRCVGIEKEELVHHDIIDCIENMQNPDRSELFRVAEELF, from the coding sequence ATGATTAAGAAGATCGGTGTTTTGACCAGTGGTGGTGACGCTCCAGGCATGAACGCAGCAGTACGCGGCGTAGTTCGTACCGCACTATCCGTTGGCATTGAAGTTTACGGCATTTACGATGGCTACCAAGGCCTTGTTGAAGATCGTATTGAAAAGCTTGACCGTTCAAGCGTATCTGACGTCATCAACCGCGGCGGTACTTTTTTAGGTTCTGCGCGTTTCCCTGAATTCAAAGATGTTAAAGTTCGTGAAAAAGGCATCGAGAACCTTAAAAAACACGGTATCGAAGCACTTGTTGTTATCGGTGGTGATGGCTCTTACATGGGTGCTAAGAAACTGACAGAGATGGGTTACCCATGTATCGGTCTTCCAGGCACTATCGATAACGATATCGCAGGCACTGACTACACAATCGGTTACTTAACTGCGCTTAACACAGTTATCGATTCAATCGACCGTCTACGTGACACGTCTTCTTCTCACCAACGTATTTCTATTGTTGAAATCATGGGCCGTCACTGTGGTGACCTTACGCTTATGTCAGCAATCGCCGGCGGTTGTGAGTACATCATTACCCCTGAAACTGGCCTAGATAAAGATCAGTTAATCAGCAATATCCAAGATGGCATTGCGAAGGGTAAGAAGCACGCAATCATCGCTCTAACTGAGCTAATGATGGACGCGAACGAACTTGCGAAAGAGATCGAATCTTCAACAGGTCGTGAAACTCGTGCAACGGTTCTTGGCCACATCCAACGTGGTGGTCGCCCAACAGCATTTGACCGTGTATTGGCTTCTCGCATGGGTAACTACGCTGTTCACCTTCTTCAGGAAGGCCACGGCGGTCGTTGTGTTGGTATCGAGAAAGAAGAGCTTGTTCACCACGACATCATCGACTGTATCGAGAACATGCAGAACCCAGACCGTTCTGAGCTATTCCGCGTTGCAGAAGAGTTGTTCTAA
- a CDS encoding NirD/YgiW/YdeI family stress tolerance protein → MNKLLFTMTLTLMSSSALAAFNGPSAPAVSNVQQAKSAAEDSFVVLTGNIVRSLGGELYLFKDSSGEIEVEIEHENWMGQEVSPEDKVTIRGEVDSEWTTTQIDVDMIQKI, encoded by the coding sequence ATGAATAAGCTGCTTTTCACAATGACACTTACTCTGATGTCGAGTTCTGCATTGGCTGCGTTTAATGGCCCAAGTGCCCCAGCAGTGAGTAATGTTCAACAAGCTAAGAGTGCGGCGGAGGATAGCTTTGTTGTGTTAACCGGTAATATTGTGCGATCTCTAGGAGGCGAGCTCTACTTGTTTAAAGACAGCAGTGGTGAAATTGAAGTGGAAATCGAACATGAAAACTGGATGGGGCAAGAGGTCTCGCCAGAAGACAAAGTCACTATCCGTGGTGAGGTCGATTCTGAATGGACAACGACACAGATTGACGTGGATATGATCCAAAAAATCTAA
- a CDS encoding helix-turn-helix transcriptional regulator, translating to MKTSDKILQTIKRQGAVTAKQLSEEFGMTTMGARQHLQSLEDDGILAFHDVKVKVGRPTRHWSLTQQGHGQFSDRHGELTIQVIDAVENLFGKEGLAKVAAEREQHTLKQYQAALSGCDNLLSKLEKLTQLREEEGYMAELQDQGDHYILIENHCPICKAATRCPSLCQSELNVFKELLKDECHVSRTEHIITGERRCTYTLTPSH from the coding sequence ATGAAAACAAGCGACAAAATCTTACAGACCATTAAACGTCAAGGCGCAGTAACCGCGAAACAATTGTCAGAAGAATTTGGCATGACGACAATGGGGGCAAGACAGCACCTACAAAGTTTGGAAGATGACGGTATTCTTGCGTTTCATGACGTCAAAGTAAAAGTAGGTCGCCCAACTCGTCATTGGTCACTGACTCAACAAGGTCATGGTCAATTTTCAGATCGACACGGTGAGCTCACGATTCAAGTGATTGATGCTGTTGAGAACCTATTTGGTAAAGAGGGACTAGCTAAAGTAGCCGCTGAACGTGAACAGCACACGTTAAAGCAGTACCAAGCCGCCCTATCTGGCTGCGATAATCTACTGAGTAAACTTGAAAAACTAACCCAACTTCGAGAAGAAGAAGGGTATATGGCTGAACTTCAAGATCAAGGCGATCACTACATCTTGATCGAAAACCACTGCCCTATCTGTAAGGCTGCGACTCGCTGCCCTAGCTTGTGCCAATCAGAACTCAATGTTTTCAAAGAATTACTCAAAGATGAATGTCATGTGAGCCGTACTGAACACATCATCACTGGCGAACGTCGTTGTACTTACACCCTAACGCCCAGTCACTGA
- the trmL gene encoding tRNA (uridine(34)/cytosine(34)/5-carboxymethylaminomethyluridine(34)-2'-O)-methyltransferase TrmL: MFDIALYEPEIAPNTGNIIRLCANCGANLHLIEPLGFDFEEKKVRRAGLDYHDLARVKRHKNLEAFLEYLENEREGDFRIFACTTKTTGHHVDAKFQQGDVLMFGPETRGLPAEFIESMPMEQRIRIPMMPDARSLNLSNAVAIIAFEAWRQMGFEGAV, encoded by the coding sequence ATGTTTGATATCGCTCTATACGAACCAGAAATTGCGCCCAATACGGGTAACATCATCCGCCTATGTGCTAACTGCGGCGCAAACCTGCACCTAATTGAGCCACTTGGCTTTGATTTTGAAGAGAAGAAAGTTCGTCGTGCTGGCTTGGATTACCACGACCTAGCGCGAGTTAAGCGTCACAAGAACCTAGAAGCCTTCCTTGAGTATCTAGAGAACGAACGCGAGGGTGATTTCCGTATCTTCGCTTGCACGACTAAAACTACGGGTCACCACGTTGATGCTAAATTCCAACAAGGTGATGTGTTGATGTTTGGCCCTGAAACACGCGGCCTGCCTGCAGAGTTCATCGAAAGCATGCCAATGGAACAACGTATTCGTATTCCTATGATGCCAGACGCACGTAGCCTAAACCTATCTAACGCGGTTGCTATCATCGCTTTCGAAGCGTGGCGACAAATGGGCTTTGAAGGCGCGGTATAA
- a CDS encoding response regulator, translating to MANILLIDDDTELTGLLKDILSFEGFTVSEANDGYAGLEAINDEIDLVLLDVMMPRLNGMETLKKLRENWETPVLMLTAKGEEIDRVIGLELGADDYLPKPFSDRELLARIRAILRRTQTAAAPKSASDTIQYQDIEVFPGKQEAYCNGQQIDLTTTEFALLSHLIQNPGQVITKEALSLDVLGKRLAAFDRAIDMHISNLRKKIPERTDGKSRIKTLRGRGYLLVEEG from the coding sequence ATGGCGAACATTCTTCTTATTGATGACGACACCGAGTTAACCGGCTTACTTAAAGACATTCTGAGCTTTGAGGGATTTACTGTTTCCGAAGCTAATGACGGCTATGCGGGGCTCGAGGCCATCAATGATGAGATAGACTTGGTCCTATTGGATGTGATGATGCCACGTCTCAATGGCATGGAAACCCTTAAGAAGCTAAGAGAAAATTGGGAAACACCGGTATTAATGCTGACCGCCAAAGGTGAAGAGATCGATCGTGTGATTGGCCTTGAACTTGGCGCTGATGATTACTTACCAAAACCGTTCAGTGACCGAGAATTGCTTGCTCGTATTCGTGCCATCTTGCGTCGTACACAAACCGCTGCAGCACCTAAATCAGCCAGTGATACCATTCAATACCAAGACATCGAAGTGTTCCCGGGCAAACAAGAAGCTTACTGTAATGGTCAGCAAATCGATCTCACCACCACAGAATTCGCACTGCTTAGTCATCTGATTCAGAATCCGGGGCAAGTGATCACCAAAGAAGCGTTAAGCTTAGATGTGTTGGGTAAAAGACTAGCGGCATTTGACCGTGCAATTGATATGCATATCTCTAATCTGCGTAAGAAGATTCCAGAACGTACTGACGGTAAATCTCGCATCAAAACCTTACGCGGTCGTGGCTATTTATTGGTAGAGGAAGGTTAA
- a CDS encoding DUF3135 domain-containing protein has product MGHPQPNQKLPPFDELVQLAKSDPKAFNQFKHEMCEQMICSASEPMQDRLRAQQSHIDLVVSRCKNPHHTNVVLMKELSCQVCKFQDALQGRCSFEETQPENVVPFRPNTEPKMY; this is encoded by the coding sequence ATGGGACATCCACAGCCAAATCAAAAACTGCCCCCCTTTGATGAACTTGTCCAACTCGCAAAAAGCGATCCGAAAGCATTCAATCAATTCAAACACGAGATGTGCGAACAGATGATCTGTTCAGCTTCAGAACCCATGCAAGACAGGCTTCGTGCCCAACAGAGCCACATCGACTTAGTGGTTAGCCGTTGTAAAAATCCACATCATACCAATGTCGTACTTATGAAAGAGTTAAGCTGCCAAGTGTGTAAGTTCCAAGATGCGCTACAAGGTCGTTGCAGCTTTGAAGAAACTCAGCCTGAAAATGTCGTGCCTTTTAGACCTAATACAGAACCCAAAATGTATTAA
- the glpX gene encoding class II fructose-bisphosphatase: MKRDLAMSFSRVTEGAALAGYKWLGRGDKNAADGAAVEVMRSLLNKTEISGEIVIGEGEIDDAPMLYIGENVGIGGDAVDIAVDPIEGTRMTAMGQSNALAVLAAGEKGSFLKAPDMYMEKLVVGPGVKGVIDLELPLTENLKNIAKALGKTLDTLVVTTLAKPRHDQVIADMQAMGVRVFAVPDGDVAASILTCMPDSEVDVMYCIGGAPEGVVSAAVIRALDGDMHARLLPRHEVKGDTEENRKHGELELERCAEMGVTAGIVLKMEDMARSDNVVFSATGITKGDLLEGITRTGNIATTETLLIRGRCRTIRRIKSIHYLERKDPEVIGHIL, translated from the coding sequence ATGAAACGCGATTTAGCAATGTCATTCTCTCGTGTCACTGAAGGTGCAGCACTAGCTGGTTACAAGTGGCTTGGCCGTGGCGATAAAAACGCTGCAGATGGCGCTGCTGTAGAAGTAATGCGTAGCCTACTGAACAAAACCGAAATTAGCGGTGAGATCGTTATTGGTGAAGGTGAAATCGATGATGCACCTATGCTATACATCGGCGAAAACGTCGGTATTGGCGGTGATGCTGTAGATATCGCCGTTGACCCAATTGAAGGGACACGCATGACAGCAATGGGCCAATCAAATGCATTGGCTGTATTGGCTGCAGGCGAGAAAGGCAGCTTCCTTAAAGCGCCTGACATGTACATGGAAAAATTAGTTGTTGGTCCTGGCGTAAAAGGCGTAATTGACCTAGAACTGCCACTGACAGAAAACCTAAAAAACATCGCCAAAGCTTTAGGCAAAACACTCGATACACTAGTAGTAACCACACTTGCTAAGCCACGTCATGACCAAGTGATTGCCGACATGCAGGCGATGGGCGTTCGTGTATTCGCAGTGCCAGACGGTGATGTTGCTGCTTCTATCTTAACGTGTATGCCAGACAGCGAAGTGGACGTAATGTACTGCATCGGCGGCGCGCCTGAAGGTGTCGTTTCGGCTGCAGTTATTCGCGCACTCGATGGCGACATGCACGCACGTCTGCTTCCTCGTCATGAAGTAAAAGGCGATACAGAAGAGAACCGCAAACACGGTGAGCTTGAATTAGAGCGTTGTGCTGAGATGGGCGTAACGGCGGGTATCGTGTTGAAGATGGAAGACATGGCTCGTAGCGACAACGTTGTGTTCTCTGCAACGGGTATTACTAAGGGTGACCTTCTAGAAGGCATCACTCGTACAGGCAATATCGCAACCACAGAAACACTGCTTATCCGTGGTCGCTGTCGTACTATTCGTCGTATCAAGTCTATTCACTACCTAGAGCGTAAAGACCCAGAAGTGATTGGTCACATCCTGTAA
- a CDS encoding DUF805 domain-containing protein, protein MSMKDLLLSFKGRIGRKTYWIWNIFYYIAITGFASGISVLFPAYSYILLPIFLLLLVIPDLAVTAKRWHDRNKSNYWLLLNVPLVLGRLASPMAATTTESVSPIHMAATVAALVCGLWILIECGLLKGTEGRNDYGEDPV, encoded by the coding sequence ATGTCGATGAAAGATTTACTGCTCTCTTTCAAGGGGAGAATTGGTCGTAAGACTTACTGGATTTGGAATATTTTCTATTATATAGCGATTACGGGCTTTGCTTCCGGTATCTCTGTTTTGTTTCCTGCGTACTCTTACATTCTGCTACCGATCTTCCTACTGTTGCTGGTTATCCCAGATCTTGCGGTCACGGCTAAGCGCTGGCACGACCGCAACAAGTCGAACTACTGGCTATTGTTGAATGTGCCGCTCGTGCTAGGGCGCCTTGCTTCACCAATGGCAGCGACCACGACAGAGTCGGTATCGCCTATTCATATGGCGGCAACGGTTGCTGCGTTAGTGTGTGGCTTATGGATTCTGATTGAATGCGGCTTATTGAAAGGCACAGAAGGTCGTAACGACTACGGCGAAGACCCAGTATAA
- a CDS encoding AcfA family outer membrane beta-barrel protein, with amino-acid sequence MKKTILVALALNSFSVAAAPYVGLEYGFGSTVHDFETSFQADGVNLNPELEDGILGGFVGYSINESWAIELGYSQFELDDERSKNLGIVDINGQMYQHEMEWDSSIKAKQITLAPVFSYAVNDKWTTKMKAGVTYTQYESTARKSEEHELVINDDMELNNTLFLRSEKNDEFGAMVSIGAEYEIASGFTVGANAKYQLDSYTNTASLNVSSTYYF; translated from the coding sequence GTGAAAAAAACAATCCTAGTAGCCCTCGCCCTAAACTCATTTTCAGTTGCTGCTGCGCCTTATGTTGGTTTGGAATACGGATTCGGTTCGACAGTTCACGATTTTGAAACTTCTTTTCAGGCTGACGGCGTGAATCTTAATCCTGAACTGGAAGACGGTATTTTGGGTGGCTTTGTTGGTTACTCAATTAATGAATCATGGGCGATTGAGCTGGGTTACAGCCAATTTGAGCTTGATGATGAGCGCTCGAAAAATCTGGGTATCGTTGATATCAATGGTCAGATGTACCAACACGAAATGGAGTGGGACTCTTCAATCAAAGCCAAACAAATCACGTTAGCCCCAGTATTCAGCTATGCCGTTAACGATAAATGGACAACGAAAATGAAAGCGGGTGTGACTTATACGCAATATGAGTCAACGGCTCGTAAATCAGAAGAGCACGAGCTTGTGATCAACGATGATATGGAGCTGAATAACACGCTTTTCCTTCGTTCAGAAAAGAATGACGAGTTTGGCGCAATGGTTTCTATTGGTGCGGAATACGAAATTGCTTCCGGTTTCACTGTCGGTGCAAATGCAAAGTACCAACTTGATAGCTATACCAACACCGCATCTTTGAATGTTAGCTCGACTTACTACTTTTAA
- a CDS encoding CpxP family protein, giving the protein MKMTKKLVLAAAALPLMLGTASAFAYGGGDKGDHKGMHGKCGGFDKKVMRQLDLTDAQKTELKEMREANRAEMKEKHAGNKADKMAKMKAHHEKVQALVLADNFDEAAANDLASQMVEKQTERRVAMLKKQHQMMSVLTAEQKTQLKEIQQERMAKCADKMEKHMNKDK; this is encoded by the coding sequence ATGAAAATGACTAAGAAACTTGTACTAGCAGCTGCGGCACTTCCACTAATGTTAGGTACAGCAAGCGCGTTCGCATATGGCGGCGGCGATAAAGGCGACCACAAAGGCATGCACGGTAAATGTGGCGGCTTCGATAAGAAAGTGATGCGTCAGCTAGACCTGACTGATGCACAGAAAACAGAATTGAAAGAGATGCGCGAAGCGAATCGTGCAGAGATGAAAGAAAAACACGCTGGCAACAAAGCCGACAAAATGGCGAAAATGAAAGCGCACCACGAGAAAGTTCAAGCATTGGTATTGGCTGACAACTTCGATGAAGCGGCAGCAAACGACCTAGCAAGCCAAATGGTTGAGAAGCAAACTGAGCGTCGCGTAGCAATGCTTAAGAAACAACACCAAATGATGAGCGTACTAACGGCTGAGCAAAAGACTCAACTGAAAGAAATCCAGCAAGAGCGCATGGCTAAGTGTGCTGACAAAATGGAAAAACACATGAATAAAGACAAGTAG